DNA from Macadamia integrifolia cultivar HAES 741 chromosome 12, SCU_Mint_v3, whole genome shotgun sequence:
CTGAATCTCAAATAATCATGCCCCATTTTTCTTAGTTCATTAGGGCATTTATTTAGATACATTTTCTTCCCGTAGTTATTATTTTGGATTTCATAGCACATTTTACATATCTGACCTAGCAAGGGATTGTTGACTGTATTTTCTAAAATGGGGTTTCTGGGTACCTGAGGCtagttaaatatttttttttcccccttctataGAGAGATGATACAGAGAATTGACAGAAACATTTGAATCTGCATTTTCCTTATGATGCTGACAAGTTCTTTGATGTTTTCATCAAAATGAATCAGCAACTGATCGACCATGATGCAAAGCTTCTCTTTAGACCTTTTCTTGTATAATtaatgggaaaaggttctctcaGCTGCTGGGGCAGGGAATGCTAGctctatgtgtctatctctttcttcttgacatGAAATGACCTAGCTGCCCTCACTTTGGAGGTGCGCTTCTTGGTTAGAGAACCCTTTCTCGTAATTAATTTACTAAATATGTGAGCATTCTCTATCTtagatgtattttttttctcttaaaagtCTTTGATGATTTTCCTTACTTTTTGGGCTGCGCTTCactttttactttcatttctcctattttgttttgattacagatttccattttctgttttgcaCGGACCCATATAgccgatcccattaagttgagattaggttgagtttgttgtttgttgttgttggggGTGGTAGGTTAGGTCTATTAGATTTCACTTTTAACCTTCAATATGTTTCATTTGTTTACATCTTGTGGTattcttgagttttttttttggtagatcttctacccaaaaaaatgattgGAATCGGTAGAGATAGATTCAAAGCTGATTCTGATTATAAAATCCTCAGAAGGATGAATCTGGAGATGGCCCAGATATTTGGTATTGTTTTCTTAGGGAAAAAGATCATTGCTATTCTGGTGTTGCCTACCTAGACACTAGCGGATACCCAAAGACCACGctcttcccctcccctcccctcccctctcctctcAACCCTATGCATCTTCCCACTGGCCCGCTCGCTGGTGTTACCTACACTAGACTGAcaggattcttttttttttttttttttgtggattgAACTGTGGCCATGTGTAACATTTCTCAtgaaaaagaagttaaaaacCGTCCACCTGAAGGGTTGAACCACTATTTGCTAGTACTAACTTAAGTTTGGCCGAACCATAATCAGGTTCAGTAAAAAGCCAAATCAGAAGTGGTCTAAGTCCATTCCGTTGTTCAATATGTGGTTTGGTCTAAAAACTGGTTCTTCATTTCTCTCTACCATCTATCTTTCTGGTTACCCATATAAGTTCTTTCTGcttctttcaagtttcaacaaaGGCGGCCTGGCCTCTGCCCCACCCCATTACCCCAATTACGACCACCAATCATTCTCATTCAGTTGTGGTGATCTAGCTCATGCCATGCCCTGGGCTTTATCTATATATCCACTACTCAGAAAAACTATCCTAGTAGTTTCCGGCAGTGTCAAACAGAGAATGGATCCGACCAAGATCTCTCTCCGGCCATTCAAACTTTCCGACGTCGATGACTTCATGGTTTGGGCTAGCGATGATCGGGTTACCCATTCTCTTCGATGGAACACCTTCGCATCTAAGGAACATGCATTGAACTACATCAAGCAAGTTGTCATTCCCCACCCATGGCGTCGCTCCATATGCTTGAACGATCGCTCTATTGGATATGTATCTGTCAAGCCGGAATCTGGAGATGGTACATGTAGAGCACATATTGGGTATGCCTTAGCAGTAGAGTATTGGGGCCAAGGGATAACCACCATAGCTTTGAAGATGGCACTCTCTTCTgttttcaaagaaatgccttatCTGGTTAGAGTGCAAGCATTTGTTGAGGTAGAGAATAAGGCCTCACAAAGGGTACTAGAGAAGGTTGGGTTCCTAAGAGAGGGTCTCTTGAGGAAGTATGGTTTTAACAAAGGTGAGATTAAGGATTTGATTATCTATAGTTTCTTATCAACAGATCCTCTGCTAAATTGATATTTTCTGTGTTTTTCTTGGTAATCCGATCGATGATATATCCAATGATGCCCTAATAAACATTGTTACCATGAACAAGTATGtgccagattttttttttttttgaaactagTATTTGCTGATCATTAGCAGCTTTTCTGGTTTTAAAAATATGAGAATAGATAAGATAGCTATAGGCAGCCCAACAAGCTTTTGTGTTCCACTTAACTGTATAAAGTTTTGGGCCAATTCCAAGGCCGTTTGGTTGGTCAAACCCTATTAGGGGcaatttgattaatttattATAGTTTTTCTATGCCATTTCTTGGGAGGGTATCAAATTGGTTAGGCTTTCGAATAAGAGGTCTTGACACTTAAAATTGGGT
Protein-coding regions in this window:
- the LOC122057348 gene encoding uncharacterized N-acetyltransferase p20-like; the encoded protein is MWFGLKTGSSFLSTIYLSGYPYKFFLLLSSFNKGGLASAPPHYPNYDHQSFSFSCGDLAHAMPWALSIYPLLRKTILVVSGSVKQRMDPTKISLRPFKLSDVDDFMVWASDDRVTHSLRWNTFASKEHALNYIKQVVIPHPWRRSICLNDRSIGYVSVKPESGDGTCRAHIGYALAVEYWGQGITTIALKMALSSVFKEMPYLVRVQAFVEVENKASQRVLEKVGFLREGLLRKYGFNKGEIKDLIIYSFLSTDPLLN